Proteins encoded within one genomic window of Corynebacterium aurimucosum:
- a CDS encoding hydantoinase/oxoprolinase family protein, with protein MTETKPFRVSVDVGGTFTDVAIVNTETHELSVAKVPSTPDDPMKAVMNGLKSADVQLNQVEVFSHGTTVATNALIQRRFPPAALITTKGFRDVLEIRDGTKDELWDAYHDVPEPYIRRRDRYEVEERIDFDGAEVTPLDEAEARRIAGILRRKKIETVAICFINSHANASHEERMAEILREELPDAAISTSSEILPEIFEHDRFSTTVANAVLAPLVSGYVNRLSRQLEEGGYDGDLLLLHSGGGSMTPEMVSRYPVRLAASGIAAGAIAVQDIATRCGYSNAIGLEMGGTSTDIALVYEGDIRITKQWQVEYGFPICFPSIEVGTIGAGGGSEAWIDEAGSLRNGPQSAGADPGPVCYERGGTEATNTDANVTLGRLGTELIGGALKLNPDAAREAVNKTVADPLGLDTETAAENIVQVANANMADAVRLLSIRRGYDPRDFVLVVGGGAGALHGAEVARDLSIPTVVVPPHPGVTSAQGCLLVDIRHDITKMYQAPVDEVDTADLRKEFQALISEARERLHKEHVPEERMKFKLTASMRYRGQWRSLTVEIPESDNPLDDAVAMFHDEHEREYSFADREGAVEFYQIGLIAIGELENPPFKHYDVEEHEAELPETTRPVYFSAHGGWADVPIYHRPDLKAGAKLNGPAIIDQFDATTVIPPGDRAEIDEWSNIRIHIGKATNA; from the coding sequence ATGACGGAGACCAAGCCTTTTCGCGTATCCGTTGACGTCGGCGGAACGTTCACCGACGTCGCGATTGTTAACACCGAGACCCACGAGTTGTCGGTAGCCAAGGTTCCCTCCACCCCGGATGACCCGATGAAGGCGGTGATGAACGGCCTCAAGTCGGCCGACGTCCAGCTCAACCAGGTCGAGGTGTTCTCCCACGGCACCACAGTGGCCACGAATGCGTTGATCCAGCGCCGCTTCCCGCCGGCAGCGCTCATCACCACGAAGGGCTTCCGCGATGTGTTGGAGATCCGTGACGGCACCAAGGATGAGCTCTGGGATGCCTACCACGACGTTCCGGAGCCCTATATCCGCCGCCGCGACCGCTACGAGGTCGAAGAGCGCATCGACTTCGACGGCGCAGAGGTCACCCCGCTCGATGAGGCAGAGGCACGCCGCATCGCCGGCATCCTGCGCCGCAAGAAGATTGAGACCGTGGCGATCTGCTTCATCAACTCCCACGCCAACGCCTCCCACGAGGAACGCATGGCGGAGATCCTGCGCGAGGAGCTTCCCGACGCCGCTATCTCCACCTCCTCCGAAATCCTCCCGGAGATCTTCGAGCACGACCGCTTCTCCACGACCGTCGCCAATGCGGTCCTGGCCCCGCTCGTCTCCGGCTACGTCAACCGCCTATCCCGACAGCTGGAGGAAGGCGGCTACGACGGTGACCTGCTGCTCCTCCACTCCGGCGGCGGTTCCATGACCCCGGAGATGGTCTCCCGCTACCCGGTCCGCCTGGCCGCCTCCGGTATCGCCGCCGGCGCCATCGCGGTGCAGGACATCGCTACGCGCTGCGGCTACTCCAACGCCATCGGCCTAGAGATGGGTGGTACTTCCACCGACATCGCCTTGGTCTACGAAGGTGATATTCGCATTACCAAGCAGTGGCAGGTCGAGTACGGCTTCCCCATCTGCTTCCCGTCCATTGAGGTGGGCACCATCGGTGCCGGTGGCGGTTCGGAGGCCTGGATCGATGAGGCAGGCTCCCTGCGCAATGGTCCGCAGTCGGCCGGTGCGGATCCGGGGCCGGTCTGCTACGAGCGCGGCGGCACCGAAGCCACGAATACCGATGCCAATGTCACCCTCGGCCGCCTCGGCACCGAACTCATCGGCGGCGCGCTGAAGCTCAACCCGGATGCCGCGCGTGAAGCCGTCAACAAGACGGTCGCAGATCCGCTCGGCCTCGATACCGAGACTGCCGCGGAAAACATCGTGCAGGTGGCCAACGCCAACATGGCTGACGCCGTTCGTCTACTGTCCATCCGCCGCGGCTACGACCCGCGTGACTTCGTCCTCGTCGTCGGCGGCGGCGCCGGCGCACTGCACGGTGCCGAGGTGGCCCGTGACCTCTCCATCCCCACCGTCGTGGTCCCGCCGCACCCGGGCGTTACCTCCGCACAGGGCTGCCTGCTCGTGGATATCCGCCACGACATCACCAAGATGTACCAAGCACCCGTGGACGAGGTAGACACCGCAGACCTGCGCAAGGAATTCCAAGCGCTCATCTCCGAGGCCCGCGAGCGCCTCCACAAGGAGCACGTGCCTGAGGAGCGCATGAAGTTCAAGCTGACTGCGTCCATGCGCTACCGCGGCCAGTGGCGCTCCCTGACGGTGGAAATCCCCGAGTCCGATAACCCGCTCGATGATGCCGTCGCCATGTTCCACGATGAGCACGAGCGCGAGTACTCCTTCGCCGACCGCGAAGGCGCTGTGGAGTTCTACCAGATTGGCCTCATCGCTATCGGTGAGCTGGAGAACCCGCCTTTCAAGCACTATGACGTCGAAGAGCACGAGGCAGAGCTCCCGGAGACCACCCGCCCTGTGTACTTCTCCGCGCACGGCGGCTGGGCCGATGTCCCGATTTACCACCGCCCGGATCTGAAGGCCGGCGCAAAGCTCAACGGCCCCGCCATCATCGATCAATTCGACGCCACCACCGTCATTCCGCCTGGTGACCGCGCAGAAATTGATGAGTGGTCCAACATCCGCATCCACATCGGCAAGGCCACCAACGCCTAA
- a CDS encoding helix-turn-helix domain-containing protein, giving the protein MASQDDPVLRIADLVVMEPRLRRLSKTLEDENFVGLCAEGDGDVAGWLVLPQPEGSPRAIQRRLVDAAGVIFLDSEFDEQEVLDSVEGTGALLYGTDGITRQDIRRAVDELLRRQPNLASWRKLSTIGQLSPGLVNPAPESEILARFARFSGDSLLLLTVDGRVIAAAGELPARSIARSLSVVVNHSTTSMHVGRWKVFARWLDIAGESPSFDHGYWLIRGRQTSQDADFDDPAFAALEELLTASLMAQRNILRNHVAESSALMVALCDENSNREEVATTLRRRGFSEHAKMRLIVSDSIKDSYRSDVRDKAFAVAQDAGVPLVLGYVAGRTCVLTTQSGTETKIADVLFGSVGLSDGFDTVEEGPRAWLQALLAAVVVERKHSLHLQSMEFSQCSAIEKAAAYLGQRGLEDAVGQLDRAIGSIKDGEEIFHAYEAEGFSVARAAKVVGVHANTVRHRLEALAERIRFSDADLVLWALWKALRPRMQR; this is encoded by the coding sequence GTGGCGTCACAAGATGATCCGGTGCTGCGGATCGCCGATCTCGTCGTGATGGAACCGCGGCTGCGGCGCTTGAGCAAGACGCTCGAGGATGAGAATTTTGTGGGGCTGTGCGCCGAGGGCGATGGGGACGTGGCGGGCTGGCTAGTCCTTCCCCAGCCGGAGGGAAGCCCACGCGCCATCCAGCGTCGGCTGGTCGACGCCGCCGGGGTCATCTTCCTCGACTCCGAGTTCGATGAGCAGGAAGTCCTGGACTCGGTAGAGGGAACCGGCGCCCTCCTGTACGGCACCGATGGGATCACGCGCCAAGATATCCGGCGCGCGGTGGATGAGCTTTTGCGGCGCCAACCCAACCTGGCATCCTGGCGCAAGCTCAGCACCATCGGGCAATTAAGCCCCGGGTTGGTTAACCCGGCGCCGGAGTCCGAGATCCTCGCGCGATTTGCCAGGTTTAGTGGAGATTCCTTGCTGTTGTTGACCGTTGATGGTCGGGTTATTGCCGCCGCCGGCGAACTGCCTGCGCGGAGTATTGCACGTTCCCTGTCGGTGGTGGTCAACCACAGCACCACGAGCATGCACGTGGGGCGTTGGAAGGTCTTTGCCCGGTGGCTTGACATTGCTGGTGAGAGCCCCTCCTTCGACCATGGCTACTGGCTGATCCGGGGGCGGCAGACCAGTCAGGATGCAGACTTCGATGACCCCGCTTTCGCAGCGCTGGAGGAACTTCTCACCGCTTCCCTCATGGCGCAGAGAAACATCCTGCGCAACCACGTTGCCGAATCGAGCGCGTTGATGGTGGCGTTGTGCGATGAGAATTCGAATAGGGAAGAAGTGGCCACCACGTTGCGCAGGCGGGGCTTTTCGGAACACGCGAAAATGCGCCTCATCGTTTCCGATTCCATCAAGGATTCCTATCGCAGTGATGTGCGCGACAAAGCTTTCGCCGTGGCGCAAGATGCGGGCGTGCCACTGGTGCTGGGATATGTGGCTGGCCGTACCTGCGTGCTGACGACGCAATCGGGTACTGAGACCAAGATTGCGGATGTGCTCTTCGGCTCAGTGGGGCTTTCCGACGGCTTCGATACCGTCGAGGAAGGCCCGCGGGCGTGGCTGCAGGCATTGCTTGCCGCGGTGGTGGTGGAACGGAAACATTCCCTGCATCTGCAGAGCATGGAGTTTTCTCAGTGCAGTGCCATTGAGAAGGCAGCGGCCTACCTGGGGCAGCGCGGTCTCGAAGATGCAGTGGGGCAGCTCGACCGCGCCATCGGCTCCATTAAAGATGGGGAAGAAATCTTCCACGCTTATGAGGCCGAAGGGTTTTCTGTCGCCCGTGCGGCCAAGGTCGTGGGTGTACATGCCAATACGGTCCGGCACCGGTTGGAGGCGCTGGCGGAACGTATCCGCTTCTCCGATGCAGAC